A portion of the Malania oleifera isolate guangnan ecotype guangnan chromosome 3, ASM2987363v1, whole genome shotgun sequence genome contains these proteins:
- the LOC131151624 gene encoding acetylglutamate kinase, chloroplastic: MVMFTAKTLPTSYPHLATNKNLTVPNSSPNLSFPIKASSPFFTLSDLKLPSLSASASASPLALTEESKAESPDRTSALSRVDILAESLPFIQKFRGKTIVVKYGGAAMKSQPLQASVINDLVLLSCVGLRPVFVHGGGPEINLWLGRLGLKPNFLNGLRVTDSSTMEIVTMVLVGKVNKHLVSLINKAGATAVGLSGMDGRLLTARPNPNSAQLGFVGEVSRVDPTIIRPLIDNNHIPVIASVAADDAGQSYNINADTVAGELAAALGAEKLILLTDVPGILENRDDPQSLVKEIDIKGAKKMMEDGKIAGGMIPKVNCCMRSLAQGVRTASIIDGRVDHSLLLEILTDEGAGTMITG, from the coding sequence atggtgaTGTTCACAGCCAAAACCCTACCCACTTCCTATCCTCACTTGGCTACCAACAAAAACCTCACAGTCCCAAATTCTAGCCCAAATCTCTCCTTCCCCATCAAAGCCAGTTCCCCATTTTTCACTCTCTCGGACCTCAAGCTGCCGTCTCTGTCAGCCTCGGCTTCAGCCTCGCCGCTGGCATTGACGGAAGAATCAAAAGCTGAGTCTCCGGACAGAACCTCGGCCTTGTCCCGCGTCGACATCCTCGCAGAGTCATTGCCGTTCATCCAGAAGTTCAGGGGCAAGACCATCGTCGTCAAGTATGGAGGCGCAGCCATGAAATCCCAACCCCTCCAAGCCTCCGTCATCAACGACCTGGTTCTCCTCTCCTGCGTCGGCCTCCGCCCCGTCTTCGTCCACGGCGGAGGCCCGGAGATCAACCTTTGGCTTGGCCGCCTCGGCCTCAAGCCTAATTTCCTCAACGGTCTCCGCGTCACCGATTCCTCCACCATGGAAATCGTCACGATGGTCCTCGTCGGCAAGGTCAACAAGCACCTGGTTTCGCTTATCAACAAGGCCGGCGCCACCGCCGTTGGCCTCTCTGGCATGGACGGTCGCCTCCTCACCGCGCGCCCCAACCCCAACTCCGCCCAGCTCGGCTTTGTCGGCGAGGTCAGCCGCGTCGATCCCACCATCATCCGCCCGCTCATCGACAACAATCACATTCCGGTGATCGCTTCTGTGGCGGCGGACGATGCCGGGCAGTCGTACAATATCAATGCCGACACGGTGGCCGGGGAATTGGCTGCGGCGCTAGGGGCGGAGAAGCTTATTCTGCTGACAGACGTGCCCGGAATCCTCGAGAATCGCGATGACCCGCAGAGTTTGGTGAAGGAGATTGATATAAAGGGGGCTAAGAAGATGATGGAAGATGGGAAGATTGCTGGTGGGATGATTCCGAAGGTTAATTGTTGTATGAGATCACTAGCTCAAGGTGTGAGGACGGCGAGCATCATTGATGGCAGGGTTGATCATTCCTTGCTGTTGGAAATTCTCACTGATGAAGGTGCTGGAACTATGATTACCGGGTAA